In Emys orbicularis isolate rEmyOrb1 chromosome 12, rEmyOrb1.hap1, whole genome shotgun sequence, one genomic interval encodes:
- the IRF9 gene encoding interferon regulatory factor 9: MASGRARSTRKLRQWTVEQVESGRFPGLVWDDPPAKTMFRIPWKHAGKQDFRHDEDAAFFKAWAEYKGKYRPGERLDPAGWKTRLRCALNKSPEFEEVPARSQLDIAEPYKVYRLVPPAEQRPAKLPARRVPRQVKKEHPDSSSEGDEVGTSGGAAQAPLTLDMVSMEVMSGLEPTAGASQSSDDSGIETSECCPDAGVPSPDLNEIVINVPLESGALLPPTDEYSVLLSVWYSGELVWQQQLPNGDFLVTPTPAPAPHAPSFMQRVLLPPAEGVRDPHKRQATQELLGALAKGVMVASYPQGLFVRRRCRGRVYWRGSGAPPSTPSKLERDDVMQVFSEAAFRQALQLYRKGQGAQPEPHVTLCLGEELGQQDGPADKLIIIQMEQAFARKLLDMPEVEMASVCLLSLEPSCLFSPI; the protein is encoded by the exons atgGCGTCGGGCCGGGCCCGCTCCACGCGGAAGCTGCGCCAATGGACCGTGGAGCAGGTGGAGAGCGGTCGGTTCCCGGGGCTGGTCTGGGACGACCCCCCCGCCAAGACCATGTTCCGCATCCCCTGGAAACACGCCGGCAAGCAGGACTTCCGCCATGACGAGGACGCGGCCTTCTTCAAG gcCTGGGCAGAGTACAAGGGCAAGTACCGGCCGGGCGAGCGGCTGGACCCGGCGGGCTGGAAAACCCGCCTGCGCTGCGCCCTCAACAAGAGTCCCGAGTTCGAGGAGGTGCCCGCGCGCTCCCAGCTCGACATCGCCGAGCCCTACAAGGTGTACCGCCTGGTGCCGCCCGCCGAGCAGCGCCCCG CTAAGCTGCCAGCCCGGAGGGTCCCCCGGCAGGTGAAGAAGGAGCACCCCGACTCCTCCTCGGAGGGGGATGAAGTGGGGACCAGCGGGGGGGCTGCCCAGGCCCCCCTCACCCTGGATATGGTCAGCATG GAAGTGATGTCGGGGTTGGAGCCCACGGCCGGCGCCTCCCAGAGTTCAGATGATTCTGGCATCGAGACCAGCGAGTGCTGCCCTGACGCCGGGGTCCCAT CCCCAGATCTGAATGAGATCGTCATTAACGTCCCGCTGGAGTCGGgggccctcctgccccccacggATG agtACTCGGTGCTGCTGTCCGTGTGGTACAGTGGGGAGCTagtgtggcagcagcagctgcccaatGGCGATTTCCTGGTGACCCCCACGCCCGCGCCTGCGCCCCACGCCCCAAGCTTTATGCAGCGggtgctgctgccccctgctgagggGGTGCGGGACCCCCACAAGCGCCAGGCCACACAAGAGCTGCTGGGGGCACTGGCCAAGGGGGTGATGGTGGCCAGTTACCCCCAGGGGCTCTTCGTCCGGCGCCGCTGTCGGGGCCGGGTGTACTGGAGGGGCTCCGGGgcgcccccctccacccccagcaagCTGGAGAGAGATGACGTCATGCAGGTCTTCAGTGAGGCAGCCTTCCGCCAAG CGCTGCAGCTGTACCGGAAGGGCCAGggcgcccagccagagccccacgtCACCCTATGCCTGGGCGAGGAGCTTGGCCAGCAGGACGGCCCTGCGGACAAGCTCATCATCATCCAG ATGGAGCAAGCCTTCGCCCGGAAGCTGCTGGACATGCCCGAGGTGGAGATGGCATCCgtctgcctcctctccctggagccctcctgtCTCTTCAGCCCAATCTGA